Proteins found in one Vulpes vulpes isolate BD-2025 chromosome 13, VulVul3, whole genome shotgun sequence genomic segment:
- the LIPG gene encoding endothelial lipase, protein MRSSVPLLCLCAACCCLAAGGRTPRGPEARPQDERHRARDVQVTAKPPVRFNLRTSEDSEHEGCYLPVGHDQPLEDCGFNVTAKTFFIIHGWTMSGMLESWLYKLVSALQTREKEANVVVVDWLPLAHQLYTDAVNNTRVVGYSVARMLDWLQEKDDFSLGNVHLIGYSLGAHVAGYAGNFVKGTVGRITGLDPAGPMFEGVDIHRRLSPDDADFVDVLHTYTRSFGLSIGIQMPVGHIDIYPNGGDFQPGCGLNDVLGSIAYGTITEVVKCEHERAVHLFVDSLVNQDKPSFAFQCTDSNRFKKGICLSCRKNRCNSIGYNAKKTRSKRNSKMYLKTRAGMPFRVYHYQMKIHIFSYKNVGEIEPNFYVTLYGTSADSQTLPLEIVEQIGLNATNTFLVYTEEDLGDLLKIKLTWEGAAQSWYNLWKELRSYLSQPRSMEKELSIRRIRVKSGETQRRLTFCVDDFENTSISPGQELWFHKCRDGWRMKNETRLPFGSAAELP, encoded by the exons ATGCGGAGCTCcgtccctctgctctgcctctgcgCCGCCTGCTGCTGCTTGGCGGCGGGGGGCCGCACGCCCCGGGGGCCGGAGGCCCGGCCGCAAG ATGAGCGCCACAGAGCCAGGGACGTACAGGTTACTGCCAAGCCTCCTGTGAGATTTAACCTTCGCACCTCTGAGGACTCGGAGCATGAAGGCTGCTACCTCCCCGTCGGCCACGACCAGCCTTTGGAAGACTGTGGCTTCAACGTGACGGCCAAAACCTTTTTCATCATTCATGGGTGGACG ATGAGTGGCATGCTTGAAAGTTGGCTGTACAAACTTGTGTCAGCCCTACAGacaagagagaaggaagccaACGTCGTGGTGGTTGACTGGCTTCCCCTGGCCCACCAGCTCTACACAGACGCCGTCAATAACACTAGAGTGGTGGGATACAGTGTTGCCAGGATGCTTGACTGGCTGCAG GAGAAGGATGATTTTTCTCTCGGGAATGTTCACTTGATCGGCTACAGCCTCGGAGCTCACGTGGCTGGGTACGCTGGCAACTTCGTGAAAGGCACGGTGGGCAGGATCACAG GTTTGGATCCTGCTGGGCCCATGTTTGAAGGAGTGGACATCCATAGGAGGCTGTCCCCTGACGACGCAGACTTCGTGGATGTCCTCCACACTTACACACGTTCCTTCGGCTTGAGCATTGGGATCCAGATGCCTGTGGGCCACATCGACATCTACCCCAATGGGGGGGACTTCCAGCCAGGCTGTGGACTCAATGATGTGTTGGGCTCAATTGCATATGGAA CAATCACGGAGGTGGTGAAATGTGAGCACGAGCGGGCCGTGCACCTCTTTGTTGACTCCCTGGTGAATCAGGACAAGCCGAGTTTTGCGTTCCAGTGCACAGACTCAAATCGCTTCAAAAAGGGGATCTGTCTCAGCTGCCGGAAGAACCGGTGTAATAGTATCGGCTACAACGCGAAGAAAACGAGGAGCAAGAGGAACAGCAAAATGTATCTCAAAACCCGGGCGGGCATGCCTTTCAGAG TTTACCATTATCAGATGAAAATCCATATCTTCAGCTACAAGAATGTGGGAGAAATCGAACCCAACTTTTATGTCACCCTTTATGGCACCAGCGCAGACTCCCAGACTCTGCCTTTGGAAAT AGTGGAGCAGATTGGGCTAAATGCCACCAATACCTTCCTGGTCTACACTGAGGAGGACCTGGGCGACCTCTTGAAGATTAAACTCACCTGGGAGGGGGCGGCTCAGTCCTGGtacaacctgtggaaggagcttcgcaGTTACCTGTCTCAGCCCCGCAGCATGGAGAAGGAGCTGAGCATCAGGCGCATCCGGGTCAAGTCTGGGGAGACTCAGCGCAG